A portion of the Blastochloris tepida genome contains these proteins:
- the groL gene encoding chaperonin GroEL (60 kDa chaperone family; promotes refolding of misfolded polypeptides especially under stressful conditions; forms two stacked rings of heptamers to form a barrel-shaped 14mer; ends can be capped by GroES; misfolded proteins enter the barrel where they are refolded when GroES binds) — protein MAAKEVRFSADAREKLLRGVDILANAVKVTLGPKGRNVVIEKSFGAPRITKDGVTVAKEIELEDKFENMGAQMVREVASKTNDTAGDGTTTATVLAQAIVKEGAKSVAAGMNPMDLKRGVDLAVTAVLADIAGRAKKVKSSEEVAQVGTISANGDKQIGEMIANAMQKVGNEGVITVEEAKSLDTDVEIVEGMQFDRGYISPYFITNAEKMVAELEDAFVLVFEKKLSGLQAMLPVLEAVVQSSRPLVIVAEDVEGEALATLVVNKLRGGLKVAAVKAPGFGDRRKAMLEDIAILTGGQVVSEDLGIKLENVNLQMLGRAKKIIIEKEKTTIVDGAGQKADIEARVAQIKAQIEETTSDYDREKLQERLAKLAGGVAVIRVGGATEIEVKEKKDRVEDALNATRAAVEEGIVPGGGTALLRAKQAIAGLKNANPDVQAGINIVLRALEAPIRQIVENAGVEGSIVVGKLLESSSQTLGFDAQTEAYVDLLEAGIVDPAKVVRTALQDAASVAGLLITTEAMVAELPKKEAAPAMPGGGMGGMDF, from the coding sequence ATGGCTGCGAAGGAAGTCCGGTTTTCGGCCGACGCGCGCGAGAAGCTGCTGCGTGGTGTCGACATTCTCGCCAACGCCGTGAAGGTCACGCTCGGCCCCAAGGGCCGCAATGTGGTGATCGAGAAGTCGTTCGGCGCGCCGCGCATCACCAAGGACGGCGTCACCGTCGCCAAGGAAATCGAGCTTGAGGACAAGTTCGAGAACATGGGCGCCCAGATGGTGCGCGAGGTGGCCTCCAAGACCAACGACACCGCCGGTGACGGCACCACCACCGCCACCGTTCTCGCCCAGGCCATCGTGAAGGAAGGCGCCAAGTCGGTCGCCGCCGGCATGAACCCGATGGACCTGAAGCGCGGCGTCGACCTCGCCGTCACCGCGGTGCTCGCCGACATCGCCGGCCGCGCCAAGAAGGTGAAGTCGTCGGAGGAGGTCGCCCAAGTCGGCACCATCTCCGCCAATGGCGACAAGCAGATCGGCGAGATGATCGCCAACGCCATGCAGAAGGTCGGCAATGAGGGCGTGATCACCGTCGAGGAGGCCAAGAGCCTCGATACCGACGTCGAGATCGTCGAGGGCATGCAGTTCGACCGCGGCTACATCTCGCCCTACTTCATCACCAATGCCGAGAAGATGGTGGCCGAGCTCGAGGACGCCTTCGTCCTGGTGTTCGAGAAGAAGCTTTCGGGCCTGCAGGCCATGCTGCCGGTGCTCGAAGCCGTCGTCCAGTCGTCGCGTCCGCTGGTGATCGTCGCCGAGGACGTCGAGGGCGAGGCGCTGGCCACCCTGGTCGTCAACAAGCTGCGCGGCGGCCTCAAGGTCGCGGCGGTCAAGGCGCCGGGCTTCGGCGATCGCCGCAAGGCCATGCTGGAGGACATCGCCATCCTCACCGGCGGCCAGGTGGTGTCCGAAGACCTCGGCATCAAGCTCGAGAACGTCAACCTTCAGATGCTTGGCCGCGCCAAGAAGATCATCATCGAGAAGGAAAAGACCACGATCGTCGATGGCGCCGGCCAGAAGGCCGACATCGAGGCCCGCGTCGCCCAGATCAAGGCCCAGATCGAGGAGACCACCTCGGACTACGACCGCGAGAAGCTGCAGGAGCGTCTGGCCAAGCTCGCCGGCGGCGTCGCGGTGATCCGCGTCGGCGGCGCCACCGAGATCGAGGTGAAGGAGAAGAAGGACCGCGTCGAGGACGCCCTCAACGCCACCCGCGCCGCGGTGGAAGAAGGCATCGTCCCGGGCGGCGGCACCGCGCTGCTGCGTGCCAAGCAGGCGATCGCCGGGCTCAAGAACGCCAATCCGGACGTCCAGGCCGGCATCAACATCGTGCTGCGCGCGCTCGAGGCGCCGATCCGTCAGATCGTCGAGAACGCCGGCGTGGAAGGCTCGATCGTGGTCGGCAAGCTGCTCGAGTCCTCGTCGCAGACGCTGGGCTTCGACGCCCAGACCGAGGCCTATGTCGACCTGCTCGAGGCCGGCATCGTCGATCCGGCCAAGGTGGTGCGCACCGCGCTGCAGGACGCCGCGTCGGTGGCGGGCCTCCTGATCACCACCGAGGCCATGGTCGCCGAGCTGCCGAAGAAGGAAGCCGCGCCGGCGATGCCGGGTGGCGGCATGGGCG